The proteins below come from a single Mycobacterium parmense genomic window:
- a CDS encoding type II toxin-antitoxin system Phd/YefM family antitoxin: MAKQITQRELRNHSGEIMRRLDQGDSFVVTRNGIPVGELSPLRRHRFVTGETAVAAFRGAPPVDFERFRADLDQVAAQDIAPRG, translated from the coding sequence ATGGCCAAACAAATCACTCAGCGCGAGCTGCGCAACCACAGCGGCGAGATCATGCGCCGGCTCGACCAGGGCGACTCATTTGTTGTGACCAGGAATGGCATCCCGGTCGGCGAGCTTTCTCCCTTGCGCCGGCATCGATTCGTCACCGGCGAAACGGCCGTCGCCGCGTTCAGGGGCGCTCCGCCGGTGGACTTCGAACGGTTCCGCGCAGATCTCGATCAGGTCGCCGCCCAGGACATCGCGCCTCGTGGCTGA